A portion of the Hyalangium minutum genome contains these proteins:
- a CDS encoding serine/threonine-protein kinase, translating into MITQACPNCARTHDVSVYVSGQRLLCRCGIRFEVRRNAVSTVGSRPTMPEMVAMQLPSAGGGVPSPQEALPTTPGGGVAPPSGPLMVELDVSSATVMRASEVEESPRRSTEVDLGGTFVSQGKVELPGYELLEVLGRGGMGEVWLARQRSLERTVAVKLLPPRLAKDPEFVTRFEKEATALAALSHPNIIQIIDRGVAGEHYYFAMEYVEGRSLRELLGLNRPSAQQGLRVLLQVSRAIEYAHEKGIIHRDLKPENILVDARGHAKVADFGLAGIRRPDSRLNLTATAVAMGTLNYMAPEQRRDAKNVDGRADLFSLGVMAYEVLTGELPVGRFRMPSERVQGLDPRVDEVVARLLENEPDARYATAGEVCAALEAVLGASGSGPALAPGSSPGAKPEKSAASSVAKRLHTGWRSVRTGLSVVGGLILLAAGVRLVFGTVELHVGGGEKGGITIGTSGIAVKPGKKPWPANTDTELYATSQLEKSEKVEGLSKLTVDFVPGEEEMNAWSGTWRLEKGTLRVQQGGSELGPKGRFLPRTYVAHRYFSSDDFTAEVEMDVRSLGPGYLEEPDAQHFGELTYRIRDLQVSAFAIPDVGMRLSWRYIQEDGEEVVGNSSQDLENLTADEMPVPAKGPFKVRLQLKRRKNGVMAEAFVNNVRFAYKMLHGLEGRAGKVALGCRNLECNFSHLTVQGMLVDRPKRKVAGAQE; encoded by the coding sequence ATGATCACCCAGGCTTGCCCCAACTGCGCGCGCACGCACGATGTGAGTGTGTACGTGAGCGGCCAGCGTCTGCTGTGCCGCTGCGGCATCCGCTTCGAGGTGCGCCGCAACGCCGTCTCCACGGTGGGCTCGCGTCCGACGATGCCTGAGATGGTGGCCATGCAGCTGCCCTCGGCCGGCGGTGGGGTTCCCTCGCCGCAAGAGGCGCTCCCGACGACGCCGGGCGGAGGCGTGGCGCCGCCGAGCGGGCCGCTGATGGTGGAGTTGGACGTCAGCTCGGCCACGGTGATGCGAGCCTCCGAGGTGGAGGAGTCGCCCCGGCGGTCCACGGAGGTGGACCTGGGCGGGACGTTCGTCTCGCAGGGCAAGGTGGAGCTGCCGGGCTACGAACTGCTCGAGGTGCTGGGGCGGGGAGGCATGGGCGAGGTGTGGCTGGCGCGCCAGCGGTCGCTGGAGCGCACGGTGGCGGTGAAGCTGCTGCCGCCGCGGCTGGCCAAGGATCCCGAGTTCGTCACGCGCTTCGAGAAGGAGGCCACGGCGCTGGCGGCGCTCAGCCACCCCAACATCATCCAGATCATCGATCGCGGGGTGGCGGGCGAGCACTACTACTTCGCCATGGAGTACGTGGAGGGCCGCTCCCTGCGCGAGCTGCTGGGGTTGAACCGGCCCTCGGCGCAGCAGGGACTGCGCGTCCTCCTGCAGGTGTCGCGCGCCATCGAGTACGCGCACGAGAAGGGGATCATCCACCGCGATCTGAAGCCGGAGAACATCCTGGTGGACGCCCGGGGCCACGCGAAGGTGGCGGACTTCGGGCTGGCGGGGATCCGGCGCCCGGACTCGCGGCTGAACCTCACGGCCACGGCGGTGGCCATGGGGACGCTCAACTACATGGCTCCCGAGCAGCGGCGGGATGCCAAGAACGTGGATGGGCGCGCGGATCTGTTCTCGCTGGGGGTCATGGCCTACGAGGTGCTCACTGGGGAGCTGCCGGTGGGCCGTTTTCGTATGCCCTCCGAGCGCGTGCAGGGGCTGGATCCGCGCGTGGATGAGGTGGTGGCCCGGCTGCTGGAGAATGAGCCGGATGCGCGCTACGCGACGGCGGGTGAGGTGTGCGCGGCACTCGAGGCGGTGCTGGGCGCTTCGGGCTCGGGGCCGGCACTGGCGCCCGGTTCTTCGCCGGGCGCGAAGCCTGAAAAGTCGGCGGCGAGCTCCGTGGCGAAGCGGCTCCACACGGGCTGGCGCAGCGTGCGCACGGGACTGTCCGTGGTGGGCGGGCTCATCCTCCTGGCTGCGGGCGTGCGCCTGGTGTTCGGGACGGTGGAGCTTCACGTGGGAGGCGGGGAGAAGGGCGGCATTACCATTGGCACGTCGGGCATCGCGGTGAAGCCCGGCAAGAAGCCGTGGCCCGCGAACACGGACACGGAGCTGTACGCCACCTCTCAACTGGAGAAGTCCGAGAAGGTGGAAGGGCTCTCCAAGCTGACGGTGGACTTCGTGCCGGGCGAGGAGGAGATGAACGCCTGGTCCGGCACGTGGCGCCTGGAGAAGGGGACGCTGCGCGTGCAGCAGGGCGGCAGCGAGCTGGGCCCCAAGGGTCGCTTTCTGCCTCGCACGTACGTGGCGCACCGATACTTCTCCAGTGACGACTTCACCGCCGAGGTGGAGATGGACGTGCGCTCGCTCGGGCCGGGCTACCTGGAAGAGCCCGATGCCCAGCACTTCGGCGAGCTGACGTACCGGATCAGGGATCTGCAGGTGTCCGCGTTCGCCATTCCGGACGTGGGCATGCGCCTGTCCTGGCGCTACATCCAAGAGGATGGCGAAGAGGTGGTGGGCAACAGCTCCCAGGACCTGGAAAACCTCACGGCGGACGAGATGCCGGTGCCCGCGAAGGGCCCCTTCAAAGTCCGCCTGCAGCTGAAGCGCAGGAAGAACGGCGTGATGGCGGAGGCGTTCGTGAACAACGTGCGCTTCGCCTACAAGATGCTGCACGGGCTGGAGGGGCGCGCCGGCAAGGTGGCCCTCGGCTGCCGCAACCTGGAGTGCAACTTCAGCCACCTGACGGTCCAGGGCATGCTGGTAGATCGGCCGAAGCGCAAGGTCGCCGGCGCCCAGGAGTGA